From Tautonia plasticadhaerens, the proteins below share one genomic window:
- a CDS encoding RNA polymerase sigma factor, translating into MERLSSRVYSLARYTLGSAQDAEDVTQEVFIRLWENWAQVDLERVEGWLIRVTSNACVDFRRRSSARPEAGGSRAPTRAIDRCPSAATDPSTAAESSELRSRVADAIARLQEPYRSVLILREIEGLPYAEISQALGMSMPSVKVNLHRARARLTELLGPLGDPPSSSGQRREAGERVH; encoded by the coding sequence ATGGAACGACTCAGCTCCCGCGTCTACTCGCTGGCGCGTTACACGCTGGGGAGTGCCCAGGACGCCGAGGACGTCACCCAGGAGGTCTTCATCCGACTCTGGGAGAACTGGGCTCAGGTCGACCTCGAACGGGTCGAAGGCTGGCTGATCCGCGTCACGAGCAACGCCTGCGTCGACTTCCGCCGGAGGAGCTCGGCGCGGCCCGAGGCCGGCGGCTCCCGCGCCCCGACCCGGGCGATCGACCGCTGCCCGTCGGCCGCGACGGACCCGAGCACCGCGGCCGAGTCCTCCGAGCTGCGATCCCGCGTCGCGGACGCCATCGCTCGCCTCCAGGAACCGTATCGGAGCGTCCTGATCCTCAGGGAAATCGAAGGACTTCCCTACGCGGAAATCAGCCAGGCGCTCGGGATGTCGATGCCCTCCGTGAAGGTCAATCTCCATCGGGCGCGAGCCCGGCTCACGGAGCTGCTCGGGCCCCTGGGCGATCCCCCGAGCAGTTCCGGACAGCGGCGAGAGGCGGGCGAACGTGTCCACTGA
- a CDS encoding anti-sigma factor family protein yields MSTDRRHDCGWSLEQFHALLDGDLDPTRESALRLHLDRCADCRGRANEAARALAELRQLPSLPCPDHVLASIKERARRSALDALPDARPVAIGGSIRPVGWGLMAVAAAALLLFASRPRPVPPPKEHDPTDHPPIASTREIEQAERQVMVAIGLLHAAGRRGATRASEHVLERGLLAPASKLGLALRESSPPGTRDATRSP; encoded by the coding sequence GTGTCCACTGATCGGCGTCACGACTGCGGCTGGTCGCTCGAGCAGTTCCATGCCCTGCTCGACGGCGACCTGGATCCGACTCGGGAATCCGCCCTCCGGCTCCACCTCGACCGGTGCGCGGACTGCCGGGGACGCGCCAATGAGGCCGCCAGGGCCCTCGCGGAGCTCCGCCAGTTGCCCAGCCTCCCTTGCCCCGACCATGTCCTCGCCTCGATCAAGGAGCGTGCCCGTCGCTCCGCCCTCGACGCCCTCCCGGACGCCCGCCCCGTCGCCATCGGCGGGTCGATCCGCCCGGTCGGCTGGGGCCTCATGGCCGTCGCGGCCGCGGCGTTGCTCCTCTTCGCCTCGCGGCCCCGCCCCGTCCCGCCGCCGAAGGAGCACGACCCGACCGATCACCCGCCGATCGCCTCGACGCGGGAGATCGAGCAGGCCGAACGCCAGGTGATGGTCGCGATCGGACTCCTCCACGCCGCGGGGCGACGCGGCGCCACCCGCGCCTCGGAGCATGTCCTCGAGCGAGGCCTGCTCGCCCCCGCGAGCAAGCTCGGCCTGGCCCTCCGCGAGTCGTCCCCCCCCGGGACACGCGACGCGACCCGAAGTCCCTGA
- a CDS encoding DUF4252 domain-containing protein: MSRMRPILGLSALVIALGPGGLVAAPQDAEPHPGSVDIDWSKALGVKEPSVQVTLGPALLKLMASAGEEADPDVVELVEDLSHVRVIVHEDLPAGGSDVAEAVDAQIEVLLDEGWSPVVKVREGEQETVDILMKADGETIVGFVIFVAEPDELVFVNIAGTMDPETFGPKLGAVVGKVSGGDLELDGLDDLTELLKSSTDDGDTP; the protein is encoded by the coding sequence ATGTCCAGAATGCGACCGATCCTCGGCCTCTCGGCCCTCGTGATCGCGCTCGGGCCGGGCGGGCTGGTTGCCGCCCCGCAGGACGCCGAGCCGCACCCCGGCAGCGTCGACATCGACTGGTCGAAGGCCCTGGGTGTCAAGGAGCCCTCGGTCCAGGTCACCCTCGGTCCGGCCCTGCTCAAGCTGATGGCCTCGGCCGGGGAGGAGGCCGATCCCGACGTCGTGGAGCTGGTCGAGGACCTCTCCCACGTCCGCGTCATCGTGCATGAAGACCTCCCGGCCGGGGGGTCGGACGTCGCCGAGGCGGTCGACGCGCAGATCGAGGTCCTGCTGGACGAGGGCTGGAGCCCGGTCGTCAAGGTCAGGGAAGGGGAGCAGGAGACGGTCGACATCCTGATGAAGGCCGACGGCGAGACGATCGTCGGGTTCGTGATCTTCGTCGCCGAGCCCGACGAGCTTGTTTTCGTCAACATCGCCGGCACGATGGATCCCGAGACCTTCGGCCCGAAGCTCGGCGCGGTCGTCGGCAAGGTCTCCGGCGGCGATCTCGAACTCGACGGCCTGGACGACCTGACCGAGCTGTTGAAGTCCTCAACCGACGACGGCGACACGCCCTGA
- a CDS encoding serine hydrolase: protein MSRNVHRTPSPVVRGPLLLFIGAILIGSPPAYGQNGAHGLAYPAKGIVVDGDLGDWPEEARTYPIARVEYGDEPDGGDDLDARFRLAYDPEEGALYVAVEVRDDSVVPDPPGSVAWDAQDGCELYIDAPHASGGAAVSQYCRYGGRDELHGPADGLEHEVDLAVARAGPRTVYEWRIAGDAGLGPDRVIGFDVSVADRDEDGSFSWAAWGAGTQKLDTPGRCGEFLLTTPETGLGEVSGRVEWEEPRPVPLVSRVRIQSVRSAPLWRTAIVDPAGSYEVEGLPVGPYSVHPVDSAELRVDPDPGVEVRVVADRPATADVLRIVPVPWPGLIGAEGVLLGPEPVNPEALERLVRAYLDYYKVPGVSLAVIKDSEIVYHNGMGVKDASTLEPVADDTVFEAASMTKPILAYLVLRLADRGAIGLDTPLYTYLPYDDIAHDDRYKLITARMVLTHRTGFPNWRTGELVLNFEPGTQYMYSGEGFVYLGKVVEHLTGKGLVDLCREEVFSPLGIENASLVWDEDVARVSATGHNGTSPLPKDTPREPNMAYSLHIDARNYARFLIALVAGEGLSEAAHAELLRAQTEVPEEPGGWFGLGVRIEETPSGTSYGHGGRNVGFTSRSCFYKDQGIGYVFLVNNDEALKIDNVLGAYLIAGKSGLKGPEPDAREGRPD from the coding sequence ATGTCGAGGAACGTCCATCGCACCCCATCGCCCGTCGTCCGGGGGCCCCTCCTCCTGTTTATCGGGGCGATCCTCATCGGATCGCCCCCTGCCTACGGGCAGAATGGCGCCCACGGCCTCGCCTATCCGGCGAAGGGGATCGTCGTGGACGGCGACCTGGGCGACTGGCCGGAGGAAGCCCGAACGTACCCGATCGCCCGGGTCGAGTACGGCGACGAGCCCGACGGCGGGGACGACCTGGACGCTCGATTCCGGCTCGCCTACGACCCCGAGGAAGGTGCCCTGTATGTCGCCGTCGAGGTCCGGGATGATTCGGTCGTGCCCGACCCGCCCGGGTCGGTCGCCTGGGACGCCCAGGACGGCTGCGAGCTCTACATCGACGCGCCGCATGCCAGCGGCGGCGCCGCGGTCTCCCAGTATTGCCGGTACGGGGGCCGGGACGAGCTCCACGGGCCGGCCGATGGCCTCGAGCACGAGGTCGACCTCGCCGTGGCCCGGGCGGGGCCTCGGACCGTGTACGAGTGGCGCATCGCGGGAGACGCCGGGCTGGGGCCCGATCGGGTGATCGGCTTCGACGTCTCGGTGGCGGACAGGGACGAGGACGGTTCGTTCTCGTGGGCCGCCTGGGGGGCCGGGACGCAGAAGCTCGACACGCCCGGCCGGTGCGGGGAGTTCCTGCTCACCACCCCCGAGACGGGACTCGGTGAGGTCTCCGGTCGGGTCGAGTGGGAGGAGCCCCGCCCCGTGCCGCTCGTCTCGCGCGTCCGGATCCAGTCGGTCCGATCCGCGCCCCTGTGGAGGACGGCGATCGTCGATCCCGCGGGATCCTACGAGGTCGAGGGGCTCCCCGTCGGCCCCTATTCGGTCCATCCGGTGGACTCGGCCGAACTTCGCGTCGATCCGGACCCCGGCGTCGAGGTCCGTGTGGTGGCCGACCGGCCGGCGACGGCGGACGTCCTCCGGATCGTGCCCGTCCCCTGGCCCGGCCTGATCGGCGCCGAGGGGGTGCTCCTCGGTCCCGAGCCCGTGAACCCCGAGGCGCTCGAACGGTTGGTACGGGCTTATCTGGACTACTACAAGGTCCCCGGCGTCTCGCTGGCCGTCATCAAGGACTCCGAGATCGTCTATCACAATGGGATGGGTGTGAAGGACGCTTCGACCCTGGAGCCCGTGGCCGATGACACGGTGTTCGAGGCCGCCTCGATGACGAAGCCGATCCTCGCCTACCTCGTCCTGCGGCTCGCGGACCGAGGGGCCATCGGCCTCGACACGCCGCTCTACACCTACCTCCCCTACGACGACATCGCCCACGACGACCGATACAAGCTCATCACGGCCCGGATGGTGCTGACCCACCGGACCGGATTCCCGAACTGGCGGACCGGCGAGCTCGTCCTCAACTTCGAGCCGGGCACGCAGTACATGTATTCGGGCGAAGGGTTCGTCTACCTCGGGAAGGTCGTCGAGCACCTCACCGGCAAGGGCCTGGTCGACCTGTGCCGGGAGGAGGTTTTTTCCCCATTGGGGATCGAGAATGCCTCACTCGTCTGGGACGAGGACGTGGCGCGTGTGTCCGCCACGGGCCACAACGGGACTTCACCGTTGCCGAAGGACACGCCTCGCGAACCCAACATGGCGTACAGCCTGCACATCGACGCGCGGAACTATGCCCGGTTCCTGATCGCACTCGTCGCGGGGGAAGGGCTCTCGGAGGCCGCCCACGCAGAGCTGCTCCGGGCCCAGACCGAGGTCCCCGAGGAACCGGGCGGGTGGTTCGGCCTGGGCGTCAGGATCGAGGAGACCCCGTCCGGGACAAGCTACGGCCACGGGGGGAGGAACGTCGGGTTCACGAGCCGATCCTGCTTCTACAAGGACCAGGGCATCGGGTATGTCTTTCTCGTGAACAACGACGAAGCCTTGAAAATCGACAATGTCCTGGGCGCGTACTTGATCGCCGGCAAGTCGGGGCTCAAGGGTCCCGAACCCGACGCTCGCGAAGGTCGCCCAGATTGA
- a CDS encoding sugar phosphate isomerase/epimerase family protein: protein MQLCLFSVSYAGLWGQHRLDLPEFIARAARLGYDAVMLMGKRPHLSPLDATPARVAELREALDRHRIRCAALGGYTDLAGVGAAEVPALEMQIAYAEALARLAEGLGAGVVRLFTAYEVAGTGAQELWPRVVGALQEICDRAAPHGVTIAVQNHHDLGVHTDALLELLHDVGRPNCKLGFDAWSPALRGEDLYEAARRAAPHAVLTTNADYIRLPRYRYRPELVNYEASGPEWVRAVPFGEGFIDYPAFFRGLRDGGFEGVANYEMCSPVRGGGSVENLDAYAAGYVRWMDEHVLRG, encoded by the coding sequence ATGCAGCTCTGCCTCTTCTCGGTCAGCTATGCCGGCCTCTGGGGCCAGCACCGCCTGGACCTGCCGGAGTTCATCGCCCGGGCGGCGCGACTGGGCTACGACGCGGTGATGCTCATGGGCAAGCGTCCCCACCTCTCCCCCCTGGACGCCACGCCGGCGCGGGTCGCCGAGCTGCGGGAGGCCCTGGACCGGCACCGCATCCGTTGCGCGGCCCTGGGCGGTTACACCGACCTGGCCGGCGTCGGCGCCGCGGAGGTGCCCGCCCTGGAGATGCAGATCGCCTACGCCGAGGCGCTGGCGCGGCTGGCCGAGGGGCTGGGGGCCGGCGTCGTCCGGCTGTTCACCGCCTACGAGGTCGCCGGGACGGGGGCCCAGGAGCTGTGGCCGCGCGTCGTGGGGGCGCTCCAGGAGATCTGCGACCGCGCCGCCCCCCACGGCGTCACGATCGCCGTGCAGAACCACCACGACCTGGGGGTGCACACCGACGCGCTGCTGGAGCTGCTGCACGACGTCGGGCGGCCCAACTGCAAGCTGGGCTTCGACGCCTGGTCGCCGGCGCTGCGGGGCGAGGATTTGTACGAGGCGGCGCGGAGGGCGGCGCCGCACGCGGTGCTGACGACCAACGCCGATTACATCCGGCTGCCGCGGTATCGCTACCGTCCGGAGCTGGTCAACTACGAGGCGTCGGGCCCCGAGTGGGTGCGGGCGGTGCCCTTCGGGGAGGGGTTCATCGACTACCCGGCGTTCTTCCGAGGGCTGCGGGACGGTGGGTTCGAGGGGGTGGCCAATTACGAGATGTGCTCGCCGGTCCGGGGTGGCGGGAGCGTGGAGAACCTCGATGCCTACGCGGCCGGCTACGTGCGGTGGATGGACGAGCACGTGCTGAGGGGCTGA
- a CDS encoding alpha/beta hydrolase-fold protein produces the protein MGPLLLLALLAHAPAGAQADDSIPASSNVPGAAYPRVHTDGRVSFRLRAPEATSVRVQPGGADNGLGPGPFDMRRDAEGTWAVTTPPAVPGFHYYWLVVDGVAVNDPGSETYFGWGRPTSGVEVPEPGVDFYDARDVPHGEVRALWYHSEVTGTVRRALVYTPPGYDDEPDRRYPVLYLQHGAGEDERAWTAQGRANFILDNLLAEGRAEPMLLVMERGYAEAARGGDRPASTRPDPVGFEAVLLGELIPLVDATYRTGAEREHRALAGLSMGARQALTIGLGHREEFAWIGAMSPPPVEGFDVETAYGGAFGEPGAFNTQMRLLWLGAGTGEERFVAGVRTMCEGLERQGIEHVVYESAGTAHEWQTWRRSLHELAPLLFGD, from the coding sequence ATGGGGCCCCTGCTCTTGCTCGCGCTGCTGGCCCACGCCCCCGCGGGGGCGCAAGCCGACGACTCGATCCCCGCTTCGTCCAACGTCCCGGGTGCCGCTTACCCCCGCGTCCACACCGACGGCCGGGTCAGCTTCCGGTTGCGGGCCCCCGAGGCGACGAGCGTCCGCGTGCAGCCCGGCGGCGCGGACAACGGCCTGGGCCCCGGCCCCTTCGACATGCGACGCGACGCCGAGGGCACCTGGGCCGTCACCACGCCGCCGGCGGTGCCTGGGTTCCACTACTACTGGCTGGTGGTCGACGGCGTGGCGGTCAACGACCCGGGCAGCGAGACGTACTTCGGCTGGGGGCGGCCGACCAGCGGGGTCGAAGTCCCCGAGCCGGGGGTCGACTTCTACGACGCCCGAGACGTCCCGCACGGCGAGGTGCGCGCCCTGTGGTATCACTCCGAGGTCACCGGGACCGTCCGGCGGGCCCTCGTCTACACCCCGCCGGGCTATGACGACGAGCCGGATCGCCGCTACCCGGTGCTCTACCTCCAGCACGGGGCGGGCGAGGACGAGCGGGCGTGGACGGCCCAGGGGCGGGCGAACTTCATCCTGGACAACCTGCTGGCCGAGGGCCGGGCGGAGCCGATGCTGCTGGTCATGGAGCGCGGCTATGCCGAGGCGGCCAGGGGAGGCGACCGGCCGGCCTCCACCCGCCCCGATCCGGTCGGGTTCGAGGCGGTGCTGCTGGGGGAGCTGATCCCGCTGGTCGACGCGACCTACCGGACGGGGGCCGAGCGGGAGCACCGTGCGCTGGCTGGGCTGTCGATGGGGGCGCGGCAGGCGTTGACGATCGGGCTGGGCCACCGGGAGGAGTTCGCCTGGATCGGGGCGATGAGCCCGCCGCCGGTGGAGGGGTTCGACGTGGAGACGGCCTATGGCGGGGCGTTCGGGGAGCCGGGGGCGTTCAACACGCAGATGCGGCTGCTGTGGCTGGGAGCGGGGACGGGGGAGGAGCGGTTCGTCGCCGGGGTTCGGACGATGTGCGAGGGGCTGGAACGGCAGGGGATCGAGCACGTGGTCTATGAGTCGGCCGGGACGGCGCACGAGTGGCAGACGTGGCGTCGGAGCCTGCACGAGCTGGCCCCCCTGCTCTTCGGCGACTGA
- a CDS encoding Uma2 family endonuclease: protein MSTTTSRTPEVRPPRRDGPGERRILLTGIGPELYEAIAASRGDDPTPRLAWLDGDLELMSPSPEHDDLAELLSDLVKMVADALGLDCRPLRTTTWRRLGLGRSKEADACFFFTGPAATLGRGQLDLKALPPPDLAIEVEISPPEVDVEQLYAGLGVPELWRHDGERLRILHLGPDGRYAAHDRSRHIPRLRVDDAMAQLAKADTLPSRAWRSEVGRWAREELADRPD from the coding sequence ATGAGCACGACGACATCCCGGACGCCCGAAGTCCGGCCGCCGCGGCGCGACGGCCCCGGCGAGCGCCGCATCCTCCTGACCGGCATCGGCCCCGAGCTGTACGAGGCGATCGCCGCGTCCCGCGGAGACGACCCGACCCCCCGGCTGGCCTGGCTCGATGGAGACCTGGAGCTGATGAGCCCCTCCCCCGAGCACGACGACCTGGCCGAGCTGCTCTCGGACTTGGTCAAGATGGTCGCCGACGCGCTGGGGCTGGACTGCCGCCCCCTGCGGACGACGACCTGGCGTCGGCTGGGGCTGGGCCGGAGCAAGGAAGCCGACGCCTGCTTCTTCTTCACCGGCCCGGCGGCCACGCTCGGCCGCGGGCAGCTCGACCTGAAGGCCTTGCCGCCGCCGGACCTGGCGATCGAGGTCGAGATCAGCCCGCCGGAGGTCGACGTCGAGCAGCTTTACGCCGGCCTGGGCGTCCCCGAGCTGTGGCGGCATGACGGCGAGCGGCTCCGAATCCTGCACCTCGGGCCCGACGGCCGCTACGCGGCGCACGACCGATCCCGGCACATCCCCCGGCTGCGGGTCGACGACGCGATGGCCCAGCTCGCGAAGGCCGACACGCTTCCCTCCCGGGCCTGGCGGTCCGAGGTCGGGCGCTGGGCCCGAGAAGAGCTGGCCGATCGCCCCGACTGA
- a CDS encoding DUF1501 domain-containing protein, translated as MAAEILNRRALLRRASAFATAGGLGLHRRLSIAAAANSAHPLAPRPGHFPARAKHLIMFFMTGGLSHLDTFDYKPKLQADHDREVGEGSQRRRVLASPYAFRPRGECGKMVSELFEHVGGVVDEFCFLHTVHGDSAGHSAATLGVHTGSVTIPMPSIGSWVSYGLGTRNTNLPSFVVLAAKEPYNAYQCWDANFLPGYHKGVRIIPGPDPMPDVRSPVASVSRQELEGLMLRDLNEAHLTSRDGDTVLASRMTTFDTAYGLMREAPEAFDISRESTATLDLYGASAGDPTSFGAQCLVARRLVERGVRVVELFDVGSNTNWDSHNDIEDHRALSRNVDRPIAGLVADLKRRGLLDETLIVGCSEFGRTPWQDLTPRGRGHHSRCFTCFLVGGGVKGGSSHGVSDEYGATPAEDPVHVHDLHATVLHLMGLDHTRLTYRYSGRDFRLTDVHGEVVRDVIA; from the coding sequence ATGGCCGCGGAAATACTGAACCGCCGGGCCCTGCTCCGCCGGGCCTCGGCCTTCGCCACGGCCGGAGGGCTGGGCCTCCATCGCCGGCTCTCGATCGCCGCCGCGGCCAACTCGGCCCACCCGCTCGCCCCGAGGCCGGGCCACTTCCCGGCCAGGGCGAAGCACCTGATCATGTTCTTCATGACCGGCGGCCTCTCGCACCTCGACACCTTCGACTACAAGCCGAAACTCCAGGCCGACCACGACCGGGAGGTCGGCGAGGGCAGCCAGAGGCGCAGGGTGCTGGCCTCGCCGTACGCGTTCCGCCCGCGGGGCGAGTGCGGCAAGATGGTCAGCGAGCTGTTCGAGCACGTCGGCGGGGTCGTCGACGAGTTCTGCTTCCTGCACACCGTCCACGGCGACTCGGCCGGCCACTCGGCCGCTACGCTGGGCGTGCATACCGGCTCGGTCACGATCCCGATGCCGAGCATCGGCTCGTGGGTCAGCTACGGCCTCGGGACGCGGAACACCAACCTGCCGTCGTTCGTCGTGCTCGCGGCCAAGGAGCCGTACAACGCCTACCAGTGCTGGGACGCGAACTTCCTGCCCGGCTATCACAAGGGCGTGCGGATCATCCCCGGCCCCGACCCGATGCCCGACGTCAGGAGCCCGGTGGCCTCGGTCAGCCGGCAGGAGCTCGAGGGCCTGATGCTCCGCGACCTGAACGAGGCCCACCTCACGAGCCGCGACGGCGACACCGTGCTGGCCTCGCGGATGACCACGTTCGACACCGCCTACGGCCTGATGCGCGAGGCGCCCGAGGCCTTCGACATCTCCCGCGAGTCGACGGCGACCCTCGACCTCTACGGCGCGAGCGCCGGCGACCCGACCTCGTTCGGCGCCCAGTGCCTGGTCGCCCGACGCCTGGTCGAGCGGGGCGTCCGGGTCGTCGAGCTGTTCGACGTCGGCTCGAATACCAACTGGGACAGCCACAACGACATCGAGGACCACCGGGCCCTCTCGCGCAACGTCGACCGGCCGATCGCCGGCCTCGTGGCCGACCTGAAGCGTCGCGGGCTGCTCGACGAGACGCTGATCGTCGGCTGCTCCGAGTTCGGCCGCACCCCCTGGCAGGACCTCACGCCGCGCGGCCGGGGCCACCACAGCCGCTGCTTCACCTGCTTCCTCGTCGGCGGCGGCGTCAAGGGCGGCTCCAGCCACGGCGTCTCCGACGAGTACGGCGCCACCCCGGCCGAGGACCCGGTCCACGTCCACGACCTCCACGCCACGGTCCTCCACCTGATGGGCCTCGACCATACCCGCCTGACCTACCGCTACTCGGGCCGCGACTTCCGGCTCACCGACGTCCACGGCGAGGTGGTCCGCGACGTGATCGCCTGA
- a CDS encoding PSD1 and planctomycete cytochrome C domain-containing protein, whose amino-acid sequence MNRTILGLVLTTSLASGGVATALASEPEGTSETFFELKVRPVLAGTCVKCHGEAKDSGGLRLDSREAILAGGDSGPAVIPGDPEGSTLVLAISHTDELLKMPPSGPLPRAVRDDLEAWIAAGAPWPEDDASRPIEGQAHWAFGPIRPVTPTEDPTGWAEGPIDRLIAAKHRERGLSPVARADRRALIRRAYFDLIGLPPEPGRIEAFVADGRPDAFERLVDELLASPRYGERWGRYWLDLARYADTAGDNSDYPIREAYLYRDYVIDAFNDDVPYDRFLHEQLAGDILAADDLGGDYARRVIATGFIAQAKRIGTQKLEDMHLIIEDTLNTTGQAVLGMSLRCARCHDHKFEPISARDYYALYGFFAGTLYPFAGAEEETRPSEFAPLVPPDRLQGYSAQHAEAIDRLRAERAEVEAEATETLRDLGLTLSVEEFVAGEAKPLDLATRGRRVEPTDPIGRARFRLTRATQALDRRHRRLDSEIEQLQKAGPEVMAPKAYAVRDGEPTDVRLQIGGDPQNLGVEVPRGVPEVLDPSGTIDLPEAGSGRLALARWLTDGPPRDLVARVMVNRIWQHHFGKPIVPTPSDFGLRGIPPTHPELLDWLAADFVASGWSVKAMHRRIMLSETYRLSSEHDSVNEAIDTGNAWYWRSDRRPLDAEALRDSLLALGGNLRGGRPGPHPFPPVGTWTFTAHHQFNDTSYPSEHRSVYLMVQRLHKHPYLSLFNGPDTSATVATRDSSTVALQALYLLNNPFVHEQAARFAGRLISDEPDPSGRLDLAYLRAFGRGPTAAERARAGRFLSRYEGALAAEGRPDGVLEPEAWAALARALVASNEFFHVD is encoded by the coding sequence ATGAACCGGACGATCCTCGGACTGGTCCTGACGACGTCACTGGCCTCCGGTGGGGTGGCGACGGCCCTCGCGTCGGAGCCCGAGGGAACGTCGGAGACCTTCTTCGAGCTCAAGGTTCGGCCGGTGCTCGCCGGCACGTGCGTGAAGTGCCACGGCGAGGCGAAGGATAGCGGCGGCCTCCGCCTCGATTCGCGCGAGGCCATCCTCGCCGGGGGCGACAGCGGGCCGGCCGTCATCCCGGGCGACCCGGAGGGGAGCACGCTCGTCCTGGCCATCAGCCACACCGACGAATTGCTGAAAATGCCCCCTTCGGGTCCCCTCCCCCGCGCCGTCCGGGACGACCTGGAGGCCTGGATCGCCGCCGGTGCGCCGTGGCCGGAGGACGACGCGTCCCGGCCGATCGAAGGTCAGGCCCACTGGGCCTTCGGGCCGATCCGGCCCGTCACTCCCACCGAGGACCCGACCGGCTGGGCCGAAGGGCCGATCGACCGGCTGATCGCCGCGAAGCACCGGGAACGCGGGCTGTCTCCCGTGGCGCGGGCCGACCGCCGGGCCCTGATCCGCCGGGCGTACTTCGACCTGATCGGCCTGCCCCCCGAGCCCGGCAGGATCGAGGCGTTCGTCGCCGACGGTCGCCCCGACGCCTTCGAACGCCTGGTCGACGAACTGCTCGCCTCGCCCCGCTACGGTGAGCGGTGGGGGCGGTACTGGCTCGACCTCGCCCGCTATGCCGACACGGCCGGCGACAACTCCGACTACCCGATCCGCGAGGCGTACCTCTACCGCGACTACGTCATCGACGCCTTCAACGACGACGTCCCCTACGACCGCTTCCTCCACGAGCAGCTCGCCGGCGACATCCTGGCCGCCGACGACCTGGGAGGCGACTACGCCCGCCGCGTGATCGCCACCGGGTTCATCGCGCAGGCCAAGCGGATCGGCACGCAGAAGCTCGAGGACATGCACCTGATCATCGAGGACACCCTGAACACGACCGGCCAGGCCGTGCTCGGGATGTCGCTGCGCTGTGCCCGCTGCCACGACCACAAGTTCGAACCGATCTCCGCGCGCGACTACTACGCCCTCTACGGGTTCTTCGCCGGCACCCTGTACCCCTTCGCCGGGGCGGAGGAGGAGACCCGGCCGAGCGAGTTCGCGCCGTTGGTGCCGCCGGACCGCCTGCAAGGTTACTCGGCGCAGCACGCCGAGGCGATCGACCGACTCAGGGCCGAGCGGGCCGAGGTCGAGGCCGAGGCGACCGAGACGCTGCGCGATCTCGGCCTGACCCTCTCCGTGGAGGAGTTCGTCGCCGGCGAGGCCAAGCCCCTGGACCTGGCCACCCGCGGCCGGCGGGTCGAGCCCACCGACCCGATCGGGAGGGCCCGGTTCCGACTCACCCGGGCCACCCAGGCGCTGGACCGGCGGCATCGGCGGCTCGATTCCGAGATCGAGCAGCTCCAGAAGGCCGGCCCGGAGGTCATGGCGCCGAAGGCCTACGCCGTCCGCGACGGCGAGCCGACCGACGTGAGGCTCCAGATCGGCGGCGACCCGCAAAACCTCGGCGTCGAGGTGCCCCGCGGCGTGCCGGAGGTCCTCGACCCCTCCGGGACGATCGACCTGCCCGAGGCCGGGAGCGGCCGGCTCGCGCTGGCGAGGTGGCTCACCGACGGGCCTCCCCGAGATCTGGTCGCCCGGGTGATGGTCAACCGGATCTGGCAGCACCACTTCGGCAAGCCGATCGTGCCGACGCCCTCGGACTTCGGCCTCCGGGGCATCCCGCCGACCCACCCCGAGTTGCTCGACTGGCTGGCCGCCGACTTCGTCGCCTCGGGCTGGTCGGTCAAGGCGATGCACCGGCGGATCATGCTCTCGGAGACCTACCGGCTCTCGTCCGAGCACGACTCGGTGAACGAGGCGATCGATACCGGCAACGCCTGGTATTGGCGGTCCGACCGCCGGCCGCTCGACGCCGAGGCCCTGCGCGACAGCCTGCTCGCCTTGGGCGGCAACCTGCGGGGCGGCCGCCCCGGCCCCCACCCGTTCCCGCCCGTGGGGACCTGGACGTTCACGGCGCATCACCAGTTCAACGACACGTCCTACCCGTCAGAGCACCGCAGCGTCTACCTGATGGTGCAGCGGCTCCACAAGCACCCCTACCTCTCGCTGTTCAACGGGCCGGACACGAGCGCCACGGTCGCCACGCGAGACAGCTCCACGGTCGCCCTGCAGGCCCTCTACCTGCTGAACAACCCCTTCGTCCACGAGCAGGCGGCGCGGTTCGCGGGCCGCCTGATCTCCGACGAGCCCGACCCGTCCGGTCGCCTGGACCTGGCCTATCTCCGGGCCTTCGGCCGGGGCCCGACGGCGGCCGAGCGGGCCCGCGCCGGCCGGTTCCTGTCGCGGTACGAAGGGGCCCTCGCCGCCGAGGGTCGCCCCGACGGGGTTCTCGAACCCGAAGCCTGGGCCGCGCTGGCCCGCGCGCTGGTCGCCTCGAACGAATTCTTCCACGTGGACTGA